The Nostoc sp. 'Peltigera membranacea cyanobiont' N6 genome contains the following window.
TTCCTGGTGGGGTAAGCGTCGTTGGAAAATTGAAGGTTGGTTTAAAACTGCTAAATATCGCTTTGGTTTAGATAGATTTGGACAAGGTACTCTTTTAGGAATTTATCGTTGGTTGGTCTTGTCTATTACTGCCTATTTATTAGCATATTGGACGTATCTTTCATCCTGTTTACCTGATTCTTTGGACTGGGGGCAAGCTGCTTTTCTTGCACTATCTACTTTTTTACCTCATTTAGTCTTGTCTTTATTGCTACTAGATATTGAACGGCTTCGTCCCTTAGCACTTAGTCATGGAATTGACATTACTATTTCCAGGTGCAAGATATGAGGTTAGGCGTTCAGTTACACCGCGCATACTGGGGAACATTGCCCCCGCCTGGGGTTGGTATTCGCCCAGCATTGCGGCTAGCCCTGGTGGGATGTCCACAATCCGGGTTTTATGTTTTCTTTTGGTGGTACACTTGCGAAAAGTGATAGCGCCAGATTTGATATCAGTCGTCTGGAGTGCTAGTGCTTCTGATACGCGACAACCAGTGAACAGGCAAATTCCAAACAGAGCGCGATCGCGTGGGGTGAGAAATCCCTCGGTGAACAATCGCTTCATTTCTTCTTGAGTTAAAATCTTGCCTTGCCCGTTGCCGTCTACCTTCATTTTTTCTACTTTCTAGGGGATTACACGTTTGACTGATAACGTGTAATTAATTGCAGGTCGCTACAGCTACGCCCGCCTTTGGCGAAGCCTCTCCAAGAGTTGGAATTGCACCTTGTTTACCCCGACCTGACAAAATCGCATTGCTCCCCTCACTAGACAGCAGTCCTCACACGCCATATTATAAACGAGACGATCGGTTATCTTGTCTGGTCTGGAGAATTATGAGTCAGTCAGGAGAGTCTCGATGAATGGAGCCGAAGCTAAAGGGGCCTTTGGAGAAACACTTGCGTCTTATTACCATCAGAGTGATAGCGAAACTGCGACCCTGGCTTGGTCACAGCAAAGTACGTTCGCTATTACACGGCTCCACTCGGACGTTGGGCTGCCTGGCACCTCAAACCCTATTCCTGAAGAGTCCGCAATTCACGTATCCGTTGCGATCAAGCCCGTTCCCTTACACAGCTATGAACTTTGTATCGACGATCGCGAGATTGCGGTTCCATACATACCTGCGTACCGGACAAGCATTATCGATCTGCAATCGAAACCTGTGTGCTTCGTTGATTGCGGTTTCGACTATGTTCATTACCACGTACCTCGAGAGGGCCTCGACGAAATCGCACGAGATCACAACATCCAGCCGATTGGAAGCTATAAATTTGCGATTTGTGAGGACGATCTGGTCATTGCACAGATGACCAAGAACGTTCTGCCATTCATTGGGTCGCAAGATTGGCCTAGTTCCCTCGCTCTCGATCAGTTCAGTCTAATCTTCGGTGCACATCTGCTCCAGAAATACGGCGGCTTGTCTCGTCTACCAGAAGTCTCCCCGCGAGGGCTTGCCTCATGGCAAAAGCGTCGGGCCACCGAACTTTTGCTGGAACACCTTGATGGGAATATCCATCTCGCCAGAGTTGCTCAGGAATGCCAAATGTCTGTGAGTCATTTCGCACGGTCGTTCAAAGTGAGCTTTGGTGTTTCGGCTCACCGTTGGCTCATCGAACGTCGCATTGATCGTTCCAAGGAACTTCTCATCCAGACTCGCACTCCTTTAATCGATGTCGCACTGCAATCGGGTTTCTCCGATCAAGCTGCATTCACCCGAACCTTCCATCAGGTTGTGGGCGACAGTCCTGGACGTTGGAGGCGAGAACAAGTCGGTCGCTGAAGTTCACTGTCCGGCAAAGCAGCTAATCAACAAAGACGCAAAAGAGAAATTTCTGGGCTTCACATCTCTGTGAAGCCTTGTCTGTGCGCGATCGTGTACGTAATTCTGCTTGTAGCAGATTCGCCAACAACATTGACTGCTACTCAAACCCCTAACTGAATCTTTTGGCTTCTTGGTCCTTGGTCAGCACCCTGTCAAAGCGTGCTTTGCCGGACATGATACGTGCGTACTCCATCTAAATTAGAACCTGGTTCGGCTCTTTGCCACTCCAGCCGACTGGTTATGAAGACGCTGTTCTCAACGGGTGCGCCGATAGCTCGAAGTGTAAGTCTTTCGCCATTCAATGTCACCGAGCGAAGCTGCCTTCCGTGGATCAGATTGGGCAAGAGCGCAACGGACGGGATATGGATAACAGTCTCTTTCTCCTCATCCACTTCGTAGACTCCGCAATACGCGATGTAACCGCTTCCGGATTCCTGATACTCCTCCGGGGTTCCTTGGTGCCAATCGTCTGATTGGAACAAGGAACGTCCCGGCTTCATCAGTTGTGCCGAGACAAAGCCTCCAGGTGTGTAGATGAGAAAGCCCTCCGGTTTAGGACCGAACGGATGGCTGTCTTCGCGTCCTTCCTGTTCATCTGCATAATTCACCAACGTCCAGACTCCAACGAGCTGAGAAGCAATAGGACCTAGTGTTGAATTGGACTGTGCCACTGTGTGCGCTTGCTCGGATTCCTTCATGGCGCAGCTCCAAAGGGCTTATAGTCGGTATATCCATGAGCTCCGCCCCCATAGAACGTCGAACGGTCAGGTGGATTGAGCGGCTGATTTTCTTTGATCCGCTCTACCAGGTCAGGATTGGCGATGAATAGGCGACCAAAAGCGATTGCATCCGCGTGCTTCTTCTCGATTGCTTCTCCCGCACTTTCGGGCGTGTAAGCGGCGGCTGAGAGAAGCGGTCCGTTGAAAGCGGGACGGAACAGGGCAGCATTGTTTAGCGCGTCTTCATGGAGTTCGTCGGTCAAACCCATTTCGGAGCCTCTAGCCTCGATCAGGTGCAAGTAAGCAATATGCCGCTTACTGAGCTCCTTGATGACGAAGGTGAACAGATCGAGAGGATTGCTGTCGTGGATACCACCATATTGGCCAAAAGGTGAGAGGCGTACGCCAAGTCGATCCGCCCCAATAGCCGCTGTAATCTCGTCAACGATGTCGAGCAGGAACCGAGTTCGGTTCTCTTTCGACCCACCGTAGACATCAGTGCGCTGGTTGGTTCCGTTCTCCAGGAACTGCTCGATCAAGTGGCTATTTGCGCCCTGCAACTCCACTCCATCGAATCCAGCCTCCATCGCGTTCAGTGCGGCCTGCCGGAATGTGCTGATGATGACCGGGATTTCAGAAGTTTCCAAGGCGCGTGGAGTTTCAGCTGGTACTTGTTGGAAGGCTTTCGTCAGAGCAGGAATTGTGGGAGGAATAGCCGAGGGCGCGACGGGGAGTACTCCATCCGGTATGAGCGAAGAATGGGAGTTCCTGCCGTTGTGGGCAATTTGCATGACGATCCTGCCGCCTCGGGCGTGGACACCATCTGTAATCACTGTACGTTCGCTTATTTTGTCAGGGCAAGGGGAATTAATACCTGACTGTGTAAGGTTTCAAGGTGATTGTGGAGATCCTAAAACCATCACCGTGTAATACTTGGCAAAGGTAGATGGGATTGACGGTGTATTAAACGGCACAAAGGAATTCAAGTGTTGCCTTGTAATACTTAGAAGCCCAGAGAATTCACGCCAAAAGACTGAGAACCTACAAGTTTTCGGTGTAATACATGGAAGAGCCGCACTATTCCATGTCCAACTTTCGGTGTAATACACGGTTGGGGCTGATGTTGAAATGTCCCATTCAATTGGGTGTCTTAAAGTGTAGGGGGTGCTGATTTTATAGGGGGGAAGACGTAATTATGTCTTGCAGTGCAATGAATCTAGCTGATAGAGAGATTCAGGCATTTTCATGAGTGCAAGAATCTGTTTTTGAAGCTCGGACAAAGGCGTGATGAAGATGGTAGAATCAGGGAGATAATAGAGAGTAAGGTGACAAAAAGCCTTAAGCATTCGCTCTGCAGATGGGCGACTAGTTTTTCGCTTTGGATTGCCGTCATAAAGACCAGCCAAAGATTGTTGCGTTTGCTGGAGAGCTTTCCGTACAACAAACTCCATCAAGGTAAATACGCGCAAAGCTATGTTCAAGATAAACATCAAGCCAGTGATTCGGTCTTCATTTTGAAAGTAAATAGGTAAAGCGGGCAAAGAACCTCTTTTAAAACGGTGAAACCCACGCTCCAAGAGCCATTCATCCCGGTAATACATTACGGCTTGTGGTAGGGTCAGTCGAGTGGTCGGGGCGTTAGTGACATACAATCGCCACCCAGCCAAGGTTTCTGCTTCCTTAATAGCAGTATGAATCGGATGTATATGAAGTTGAAGACATATCTTCGTAACTTCCGCAGTAGTCGAGTTTTTTGATGGTCGTCCCCGTCTACAATTGCGAGTTTCTTTGATGATTTCTTCCGTAATCATGGTTGAGAAGAAATCCTTGACACGATAGCGCTTCTTGATGTTTTCTACTTTATGGCTAAGTTCCTCCCGGTCGTCACCCGGCTTGTTAGCTAATTTATCCAAAGCAGTTCTTGCAGTCAAGAGGCGTTGCTGTTGACCACGGATGGCAGATGCGGCAAGGCTTTGGGAATAAACTACCAAATAGCGTTCGTGCCAGCGTACCCACTTGTTGGTTTCTTGATTGAACCAAAACTTGCCTAACTCTACTTCAAAGCCTTTTCCCACAGCAGGTTCTTCTTCATCTTGTCGCGGTAAACGAATGGACAATGTTTCTGCTGGTGGGGAGAGTACCCATTGCTTAAGATATTGGGGATGTTGCCCACTCATGGGTACAGGAAAGCAGTAAATCCCTGCGTTGGCTGCGATTTGAGCGCGAGTCGCCATCGACCCTGCTTTACAATCAGCGATGAAGACAAATTTTTTGTGTCCAATTACTTTTACTAATTTTTGCCATGTTGGTAAATATAATGGGTCATCGGCTCCATTCCCTTCTAGGGTGGCGCTAACCAACGGCATTCCCATTGGGTCGAGAGTGGCTAACAACTGACGGTATTGCAACAAGTCTGGACGCTTGTCTTTGGAATAGCCATAACGCAGTAGACTTTCTTGTGCTGACTCGTCTTGTTGATGATTCACGCTAAAACTTGTTGTATCAGTTCGTGCCACTTCTGTTGGTAATTCGT
Protein-coding sequences here:
- a CDS encoding transposase; the encoded protein is MLLLVLEVNSKLVNGYPVKLLHHRGQQVRLVGLDFPVTLSWYYFKRDNGKFVKRYVISTQPLKASTISWWGKRRWKIEGWFKTAKYRFGLDRFGQGTLLGIYRWLVLSITAYLLAYWTYLSSCLPDSLDWGQAAFLALSTFLPHLVLSLLLLDIERLRPLALSHGIDITISRCKI
- a CDS encoding tyrosine-type recombinase/integrase, with protein sequence MKVDGNGQGKILTQEEMKRLFTEGFLTPRDRALFGICLFTGCRVSEALALQTTDIKSGAITFRKCTTKRKHKTRIVDIPPGLAAMLGEYQPQAGAMFPSMRGVTERLTSYLAPGNSNVNSMTKC
- a CDS encoding helix-turn-helix domain-containing protein; this translates as MSRLPEVSPRGLASWQKRRATELLLEHLDGNIHLARVAQECQMSVSHFARSFKVSFGVSAHRWLIERRIDRSKELLIQTRTPLIDVALQSGFSDQAAFTRTFHQVVGDSPGRWRREQVGR
- a CDS encoding lipocalin-like domain-containing protein, whose translation is MKESEQAHTVAQSNSTLGPIASQLVGVWTLVNYADEQEGREDSHPFGPKPEGFLIYTPGGFVSAQLMKPGRSLFQSDDWHQGTPEEYQESGSGYIAYCGVYEVDEEKETVIHIPSVALLPNLIHGRQLRSVTLNGERLTLRAIGAPVENSVFITSRLEWQRAEPGSNLDGVRTYHVRQSTL
- a CDS encoding oxidoreductase, giving the protein MNSPCPDKISERTVITDGVHARGGRIVMQIAHNGRNSHSSLIPDGVLPVAPSAIPPTIPALTKAFQQVPAETPRALETSEIPVIISTFRQAALNAMEAGFDGVELQGANSHLIEQFLENGTNQRTDVYGGSKENRTRFLLDIVDEITAAIGADRLGVRLSPFGQYGGIHDSNPLDLFTFVIKELSKRHIAYLHLIEARGSEMGLTDELHEDALNNAALFRPAFNGPLLSAAAYTPESAGEAIEKKHADAIAFGRLFIANPDLVERIKENQPLNPPDRSTFYGGGAHGYTDYKPFGAAP
- a CDS encoding IS1634 family transposase, producing the protein MAINEQVKIYSERIDDIPVIVEWLNKMEIGKWIDQKLTPPHGNHKGLSYGELSVLLLIYIITQSDHRLSAVEPWIEANRKILELTTGWSIGKKDATDDRLARVVEELGLQSEARLEIEVKLGRHLIRAYELPTEVARTDTTSFSVNHQQDESAQESLLRYGYSKDKRPDLLQYRQLLATLDPMGMPLVSATLEGNGADDPLYLPTWQKLVKVIGHKKFVFIADCKAGSMATRAQIAANAGIYCFPVPMSGQHPQYLKQWVLSPPAETLSIRLPRQDEEEPAVGKGFEVELGKFWFNQETNKWVRWHERYLVVYSQSLAASAIRGQQQRLLTARTALDKLANKPGDDREELSHKVENIKKRYRVKDFFSTMITEEIIKETRNCRRGRPSKNSTTAEVTKICLQLHIHPIHTAIKEAETLAGWRLYVTNAPTTRLTLPQAVMYYRDEWLLERGFHRFKRGSLPALPIYFQNEDRITGLMFILNIALRVFTLMEFVVRKALQQTQQSLAGLYDGNPKRKTSRPSAERMLKAFCHLTLYYLPDSTIFITPLSELQKQILALMKMPESLYQLDSLHCKT